The Fusobacterium sp. FSA-380-WT-3A nucleotide sequence TTTTTGTCTATTTTCATATAAAAAATTAAAAAATTTTTATATAAAATCAATTTATAATTTCCTTAGAAATAAAAAAAGACTATTGTAAATTTACAATAGTCTTTTTTATTTATAAATTTTATTATTTTTTATCTATCCACTCTATCATTTCTGGAATTACATCATATAAATCTCCAACTATTCCATAGTCACATACTTTAAATATTGGAGCTTGAGGGTCTTTATTTATTGCTACTATATATTTTGATTCGCTCATTCCTGCTAAGTGTTGAATTGCTCCAGATATTCCACAGGCTATATATACTGTTGGTCTTACTGTTGTTCCAGTTTGTCCTATTTGATGAGATTGGTCTATCCAACCACTATCTACTGCTGCTCTTGAAGCTCCTACTTCTCCACCTAATTTGTCTGCTAATTTTCTTATTAATTCAAATCCTTCTGCTTTTTTTAATCCTCTTCCACCTGAAACTATTATTTTAGCATCTGTTAAGTTTACTAATTTTTTCTTTAATTCTAATATTTCTACTAATTTTGTATGAATCATTTCTGGTTTTAGGTTTGGAGTTACTACTTCTATTGTTCCTTTTACTTCTTCTGTATAAGGTGCTTTTTCCATTACTCCTGGTCTTACTGTTGACATTTGTGGTCTATTTTTAGGACAAATTATTGTTGCCATTAAGTTTCCACCAAAAGCTGGTCTTGTTTGTAATATTTTATTATCAGTTAAATCTATTTCTAGTTTTGTACAATCTGCTGTTAATCCTGTTCCAACTCTTCCAGCAATTCTTGGAGCTATATCTCTTCCTATAGAAGTTGCTCCAACTAATACTATTTCAGGTTTTCTATCTAAAAT carries:
- a CDS encoding electron transfer flavoprotein subunit alpha/FixB family protein — translated: MSRAKVNQNIDLNSYNNVWVIGEQRQGKIQPVTIELIGEGRKLANQLNKKLAVVIPGNNIDNLAEDLLHYGVDTVYYLKHELLENFSTQGITIAVSDLILDRKPEIVLVGATSIGRDIAPRIAGRVGTGLTADCTKLEIDLTDNKILQTRPAFGGNLMATIICPKNRPQMSTVRPGVMEKAPYTEEVKGTIEVVTPNLKPEMIHTKLVEILELKKKLVNLTDAKIIVSGGRGLKKAEGFELIRKLADKLGGEVGASRAAVDSGWIDQSHQIGQTGTTVRPTVYIACGISGAIQHLAGMSESKYIVAINKDPQAPIFKVCDYGIVGDLYDVIPEMIEWIDKK